CAGCCTAAACAAACAGATGGGATAGAAGGTAACTCACAGGTAGCTCTGACTTATGGACTGCATCTATCTTGCTTGTGATTAATTTATACATAAATTGATCTACCATTTTGATATGATTTTTTAGCACTGCTTCAGAACCAATGTTTAAGAACCGCTTGATCTTCCAGAAGAAATCGACATATCGATAGAGGATAAATTCGTTTGCTTCATTAAAGACATAGGAAAACTGGATACCGTCTTCATTCTTTCCACTCGTTGTGTCTAGGTCGATACCAAGGAGAATCCTGACGATTGAGTCTAAGGATGATTTCATAAGCAAATCCTTCCAACAAAAACAAAGATTAGTGTATTGGTAAAGCAAATGAAATAACAATGCACTGGGATAGCTAGAAGCATTGCACTCTAGCTTACTTGGATTTCTATTGCTTGGTTGCAGCTTACAGCTTCAGAAATTATTTTAACAAGTTTTACTGCATTGGTTTTGAATACTTGCAGACTGAAGTCTTTCATTATTTTGGTTGAGAATTCATAGCTTGAGAGCTTCCTCTGATGCTGCCAACTTTCCCCATCTACAGTGAAAATACTATCCCCTGCAATATCTGACAAAATGCTGTGGTGGTACGAGCCCTGCATGACCCCCAAAAGTGGAACTGATGATTTATAACTTGAAAGCCACATATTTCACTTAATACATTACTTTTCATGTAAGAATACGTAAACTTGAGACAAGCTATATGGTGCTGGGACATTTATCATAATGACAAACTTGTAAAAATGTTGCAAGTGAAGTGATTACCTTTAGTAGAACTATACTTACCCAAAAACAAACTCTTTTTATCATAATGACAACAAATTTGTTGTCATGTCCATAAACTTGGGTATTACATACATGAACGTACCTAAGAATTCCCCAAGATATATATAATAATATACCTTGCCATAATTTGCAAAGTTTGTTTTGAGCATGTATTCAACATTTGCAGGATCTGAGGTGTAAACCTCACTTCTGAAAAAGCCAAGCAACCTGTAAGTTCTGTATTTGCATGCAAGCTCAGTCATGTAATCGTGCAGCCGATGGAAGTTGATCAGCTGGTTTAAGACAGTTCCGGCAACAGGATGGTATCTCTTTCTCTTCTGAGTCTTCTCACATAATCTTCTGGCATGAAGTCCAACCATAAAGATAGCTAAAAGAATTGCTGCTAAACTTACAGTTAGTGGTTGTAAGGAAACGGAAAGAAAATCCATGACGCTCAGTAATATTGAATACTTGAGCTTATGCTGCATATGTAGGATTCGGCAGCACATTATATTAACTTCGATGGAAAGAAAAATAAAGGTGATTAGGTCCAACCAAATTGTTAGCTGGATTGTTATTACTTCAAGATGTGGAACCTCAATATCCGTTTGTGAAAGGTATATCTATAACTTCTTTTTCTCATCAAGACCATTAACGGTGCCATTATAATTCGATCTGTTTCAGCACCCATTCGGTCTTAATTTCACATCTGCCTTACCTAATCTTGGTGAGGCATGCAAATGAAGGTCCCCATTATATGAAGAGTGATCAAACACCTGGTATGCACACTGCACAGCTCAAATACACAAAGACGGATCGAATACATTCTCATCAGCACATTTTGAACAGAAGACATGATCTAAGCCCTGCTTTCATCACAATCACTGCATTCATTATAGACATACTGTAATTGGAACATATTTTTGCCTAAAAGGGTGTCAAAGAATAGATTCTTACTGTAATGGGAACATGTTGCAAATGTCTTACATGATTGTAAGAAACCTGAATGTTATTATTACAAGGGGGAATAATCCAGCCAACATACACTACCGCACATTATAAGTTTATAACTAATCAAGAACCTGAAGATTACCAGGCCAGGGAGTTTATATAGCAAAGACAATGAAAGATGTTTAGACTTTAGAGCATGGGATTTAAGGTCTTCGATTCATTCCTTAATCTTGGGAAGGCATGTAAATAAAGTCCCCCATCGATTTGGAGGCTGACCATCGTCTTGTAGTTGACCACTTTCTTCTCATCAGCTAATTTAAACATATAACTGCCTAAGAGTACAGCAGCAAAGATCTTCATATACATATAAGCATGTTCCTGTCCTGGACAAATTCTTGGACCAGCCTGAGGTCACAAAATAATTGTCATTAGAAATCAGAAAAACTTAACGATTATTAGCAAGTATTTCTGTAGATTTTTTTACCTGGAAGGCGGTGAATTTGAAAGGGCTTTCATCTTGGAATTGGCCATTTTTGTCAAGCCATCTCTCTGGCCGAAACTCTTCTGCATCATCACCCCATAGAAATTTCATTCTCCCCATAGCGTAAGGTTGGTATATCACCATATCCCCTTTTCTAATACTAAATCCATCTGGCCATGTATCATCAGAAAAACACATTTTTGCATCCTATGAATGACACCATCACAAAAACAAACTTGTTAAGATGTGGAACAAGTAATTCAAATCCAGAACTGTGAGGAATTCAAGTATCATTAGACATTCAACTAATGCATATAAGAAACTAAGAATTACTTACCATTGGAACTGCAGGATAGAGTCTGATTGTTTCAGCCAAAGCTGCATGGAGATATTGCATTTTCTTAAGGGCTTCATCAGTAAGGCTTGCTGCAAGCTCATCAACACTTGAATGGTCTTTCAGATTTATGACTTCTCTAACTTCCTGTGCAATCTTTTCTTGTATATGAAGATGCTTGCACATCATATAAAGAAACCATGAAGGAGTAACAGCCAGTGAGTCTTTTCCAGCAACCAGAAAACTGAGGACCATGTCTCTTAAGTACTTTGGATCAGTCTCATTCAATTCCAGAAGTCTTGAAACAAAGTCTCTTTTCGTTATTAACTGCCATTCATCTTGAGTGTATTAATATCATAAATACCAAAAGATTAATCTTAGACAAAGATGGCATGGAAGGTACTCACAGATTGTTTATCTTCTAAATGATGGATTATTCCAATCTTGCTTTTGATTAAATTGTACACAAATTGATCTATCACAATACTATTTTCCTTTAGCGCTGCTTCCCTACCGATGTTTAAGAACCGTTTTATCTTCCAGAAAATATCAATAATCCGAAGTAAGGCAGTTTCGTTTGCTTGATCAAAAGCGTTGGAAAACCGGTTCCC
Above is a window of Fragaria vesca subsp. vesca linkage group LG7, FraVesHawaii_1.0, whole genome shotgun sequence DNA encoding:
- the LOC101307167 gene encoding cytochrome P450 704C1-like, producing MDFLSVSLQPLTVSLAAILLAIFMVGLHARRLCEKTQKRKRYHPVAGTVLNQLINFHRLHDYMTELACKYRTYRLLGFFRSEVYTSDPANVEYMLKTNFANYGKGSYHHSILSDIAGDSIFTVDGESWQHQRKLSSYEFSTKIMKDFSLQVFKTNAVKLVKIISEAVSCNQAIEIQDLLMKSSLDSIVRILLGIDLDTTSGKNEDGIQFSYVFNEANEFILYRYVDFFWKIKRFLNIGSEAVLKNHIKMVDQFMYKLITSKIDAVHKSELPLKKRDFISRLLETKETNPKYIKDMGVNFIIAGKDTVATALSWLFYMICKYPRIQEKIAQEVREATNLKDNSSVDDFAASLTEEVLDKMQYLHAALTETLRLYPAVPVTAKVCFSDDTWPDGFSVKKGDMIAYQPYAMGRMKFLWGDDAEEFRPERWLDENGTFQPESPFKFTAFQAGPRICLGKEFAYREMKIFSAVLLRYYTFKLSEKKIRVNYRTMINLYIDGGLYVLASPRLELERS
- the LOC101307449 gene encoding cytochrome P450 704C1-like; protein product: MSVMDFVSTSIALTLAVTLAMLLIRHRNERLCEKKTRYHPVAGTALNQLIKFPRLHHYMTELACKYTTYRLLHLSRSAVYTVDPANVEYMLKTNFANYGKGLYLHSILSDVLGDGIFAVDGAKWRHQRKALSSEFSSKMLRDFSSAVFKLGAVKLARVIATCDQAIDIQDLLMKSSLDSIVKILLGIELDSLCGTNEEGNRFSNAFDQANETALLRIIDIFWKIKRFLNIGREAALKENSIVIDQFVYNLIKSKIGIIHHLEDKQSLITKRDFVSRLLELNETDPKYLRDMVLSFLVAGKDSLAVTPSWFLYMMCKHLHIQEKIAQEVREVINLKDHSSVDELAASLTDEALKKMQYLHAALAETIRLYPAVPMDAKMCFSDDTWPDGFSIRKGDMVIYQPYAMGRMKFLWGDDAEEFRPERWLDKNGQFQDESPFKFTAFQAGPRICPGQEHAYMYMKIFAAVLLGSYMFKLADEKKVVNYKTMVSLQIDGGLYLHAFPRLRNESKTLNPML